A part of Cataglyphis hispanica isolate Lineage 1 chromosome 7, ULB_Chis1_1.0, whole genome shotgun sequence genomic DNA contains:
- the LOC126851044 gene encoding cytochrome P450 9e2-like, whose product MEYWWILLSMAMGTLGAIHFFYGNYNFFQRRGVIYIPPIPILGAMAPVIFRRISFADFIHNNDVDIKNFFTKYTSDVIAMCVYGVKVDSMKDPTNKFYIYGKDISEINIIKIVFFRTFPRLWRILNLKLINKRVSKFFENFIRVTLATRDAEQVTHSDMIQLMMNIKDKQDRRKLNSDEITAQTFLFFFGGYETTSTTLSFAAYEIAANPEVQTRLQQEIDKILEESNSEEVTYKVINRLEYLDAVVKEVLRFYAPTFLERVCDKNCEFPPALPGEKPFFVEKGTICWIPVFAIHHDNKYYENPDKFYPERFLNNKMYDNSFCYMPFGLGPRMCLGNRFAVMKIKLLLFHLLARCNLKPCPKTILPLRFSKKDIIMRPEGGFWLNIQCRNKNVQPTST is encoded by the exons atggaGTACTGGTGGATACTGTTGTCGATGGCTATGGGAACTCTTGGAGCTATCCATTTTTTCTATGgaaattacaatttctttcaaaGACGCGGTGTCATTTATATACCACCTATTCCAATATTAGGCGCTATGGCACCAGTCATATTTCGTCGAATATCATTTGCTGATTTTATcc ATAATAACGATGTcgacataaaaaatttcttcacgAAATATACGAGTGACGTCATCGCCATGTGTGTTTATGGAGTCAAAGTCGATTCTATGAAGGATCCGACAaacaaattctatatttatggCAAAGACATCTCGGAGATCAACATAAtaaagattgttttttttcgaACCTTCCCCCGACTCTGGCGAATTCtcaatttaaagttaataaataaacgcgTGTCGAAGTTTTTCGAAAACTTTATAAGAGTCACGCTCGCCACACGTGATGCCGAACAAGTTACACATTCGGATATGATACAGTTGATGATGAACATCAAGGATAAACAGGAtcgaagaaaattgaataGCGACGAAATAACTGCACAAACattcttgtttttctttgGTGGCTACGAGACCACTTCAACTACGTTATCTTTCGCAGCTTATGAAATCGCGGCTAATCCGGAAGTTCAGACTAGATTGCAACAAGAGATTGACAAAATCCTGGAAGAATCGAATTCTGAAGAAGTGAcctataaagttattaatcgTCTCGAATATCTAGATGCAGTCGTAAAAGAAGTTCTCAGATTTTATGCACCGACTTTCTTGGAAAGAGTATGCGACAAAAATTGTGAATTTCCACCAGCATTGCCGGGTGAGAAGCCTTTTTTCGTGGAGAAGGGCACGATTTGCTGGATCCCAGTTTTTGCGATTcatcatgataataaatactacGAAAACCCGGACAAATTTTATCCAGAGAGATTTTTGaacaataaaatgtatgacAACTCGTTTTGCTACATGCCGTTTGGATTAGGACCAAGGATGTGCCTAGGTAATAGATTCGCTGTGATGAAAATTAAGCTGTTATTGTTTCATCTGTTAGCGCGATGCAATCTGAAACCGTGTCCGAAAACCATATTACCGTTGAGATTCAgcaagaaagatataataatgagaCCAGAAGGTGGATTCTGGTTGAATATTCAATGTAGAAATAAGAATGTGCAACCTACATccacatag